ACCATAGAAATCCACTTACAGGGATTAAATAAAGCAAGACTTTACTCCATGACAAAGCAAACTAATGTTCTCTAGATCATTCTAAGCACTTATATCTCTGTCCATCAATTTATTATGTATGTATTAATGACTTTAAGTTGAACGCCCCATCTGTATTTTTTGGTATATCATGGatataaacaaaacattaaactGTGTGCTTGTTACATGGAAAGAGTAAATGTGATCAATTACAGTACATCTGACAGAATTCTGGCTTTTAGGacacttttaattattttaaaactgaaatggttTAACACTTTAGGAAAATGCCACCACTTGATATTGAATAATATTGAAACAGAAAAAGAGTACAAGTACAGTATAGACTATTAGCTTACATGGACAGCAAATCTTGCAAGACACTTCAGATGAGacagtttgagagtgtgacaggaaatgagtgggagagaaagatggtgtAGGATCACCAAAGGAGGGtctgaatcgaacccggatcaccGGTGTAATGGTGGGACATCTTACCTAATTGAACCAAGACTTCATTTTTAAGGAAACCTATTTTAAAACAATTCTAGGTGTAACATCGTTTGTGCCTTGAAGCATCCAACTGTTAAATAAatttaaataaaaacaattaaaaaataagTTCTATTAACTTTTGTTGTAAAATGTCCAAGTGTTTGTTGCTCATATTGCTTCAGGGCAATAAAGGTTTAATTCACTATTTTTGTAAATGCTATAGTGGATATTCTGATCTAAGAGGGGAATCTGTTTAGTgtttacactacattgcacttaACGGATACTTTCATCTATTCAATCCCAGGCGAATTACAGCTACTTGAGTACAGGGTATTGACTGTGCTTTGCTCAAGAGCACAGCCATAGATCATATTGCATCCTGCAACCTCTTCTATGGCCAATCCCTGAACCATTGCCATGGCTGACCATcctatttatgttacattttttgCTGCTTTAGTTTGGTACATTTCACATTTGCAAAGTCAATTGCACTTCTCACTCTTTTACTTCGCATTTGCATAATGTTGACCTGTCAAGTAAATGTTTTGTCAGTGAACACACCAGTGGCATCAGAATAGCAACTCATTGTGTTAGAGTAACTTGCCTTCTCACCCATGAGTTCATACATCTGATGATCTGATGTGATGAATACTAAACTACGCAGAACTACAGGTCAGAGgtcaggcaagagccaggcagACTCAACTGAGGATTGGTGCACAATAGAGAAATGTTTCAGTGCACTTTGTCCTCTTCTCCAGTAGGAGGCAGACCACTCACATCTGTACGGCTCTGATCTTAGATCAGGACAGAGCACAGACGACAGATCAGCAACAGTAACAAAGGTATATGACAAAGGTCTACTATACTGACACACTACCAATGAAACTTAATTGTGTTCAAATTCATCAACTGCCCAGTCAAATACCGTATCTGTTGCAGTGGTGGGGTTGATGTTTTGGTGCTGGACCTTCTAAATAAGAGAAAGCATGATATTCATTCATAAGCAGGCATAAAAACAGCATAGAAAGTTACTTGAGAGAAGCACAATTGACAACAACGTTAAGGCAAAATATTTTAATACTTTGTAGCACGTACAAATGGACTCATGTAAGTTAATTAATTTGTAGTACATTTCAAAAAATGAGATCTATGTTATGGTAGAAGACAGACAAGAAAATgataaacacaaaaacaacttcTCAGTCATATACAATTACATTTTTGTCGTTGCTTGAATTCATTGACATTATGCTTAATACAGAAGGCACTTACAAAAAAGTTAAATCAAAGATGTGTTATAAACATATCAACGTCTTGATTTAAAAATATGCTAAAAACAACATAACAGCAAATTGGCAGCTTCTTCATGTATATCTCAAGTTAAATCTACAGAGCTAAAATCTACATACAATTAAAACATGATGCCCCCATGATTAATGCCCCTACAGTTtttaatacatacatatatattttttatatatatgtaaTTTAAGTAATTTTAATACAGAACGCATAAAAACACAGAAAGGTAGTTTCACTAGTCAGTGGTTCGTTTTACATATTAGGCTTTGTGGTTTCTGCATTGTATAAGTCTTGGTACAGTTCAATCAGACGAGAGGCTTCTCTCTGGCCTGACAGCAAAGCACCATGGGTAGTGGAATAGTATTTCCTGTGCGTGGCTTCACCAGCAAACAGCACCTGCAATGGCTGTAgagaaaaataagaataaaaatggTGAGGAAGATGAGAAAGAGGAAGGAGTTAAGGGAGAATTCAGAAGAGTAAAGTAAGATAAAGAACCACAGAGGATTCATTAGCAAAATGAAAATTAAACAGATGTGTGAGAACAGATATGTGAGAACAGCAggtacgcgtgtttgtgtgtgtgtgcgtgtgtgtgtgtgtgtgtgtgtgctgtatgcgtgtgtgcgctgtatgcgtgtgttgtgtgATCCTGACCctctgtgtgtatactgtatttctgTATGTGCCCTGTGTCTCTGacgagatgtctgtgtgtgtcaccacATCAAGTAAGCTACTGCTACATCATCCACCAAGCTATTTTCAGTCTAACCACCTCAAAAGAGAGCAAGCCTGGTTTGCTCTTCTCACTGGGCTTTCTACGAGGTCACACTGCTCCTCCTTTCAAAACTTTAATTAGCCACCACCGTGTGTCCTGACCTCGGCAGGAAGCCACAGCACACAGCCATCTCTCTTCTCCAGTTACAGCTTTTCCACTGGCAGCCAGACCAGTATCCCAGACACACCATACTACCTCTGACCCCCCACAAACATGCTGAGCAGACAGTTGGATGAATGTAAACAAGAGTCCCCTCACAGGGCTCAGTGACACGCTTGTAAACATCAACAAACAAGATGCTTACAGCTCGTTATTTACCGTGAATATACTTCATATGAAGACTGTAATTCTGATTTTGGAtcagaaaatagaaaaaaactctGATACAAAATGTTTACAAGGTCTATACATATTGTAGGTCTATACATGCTGTAATAAATTCACTTATACCATTGAGAAATGTTCTTTCACACAAATGTTCTTTCTTTGTGGTCTCTCGATAAAATACAGATAACGTGTTGAAAAGAGTGCTCACCGGAGCCTTGGTGCTCTTGGCGTAAGGCAGGGGTGTGGCCAGTGTCTCCACATCTCCACCGCTTGAGCCGACCCGGGTGAAGGAGTACGAGCCCCTGATGTAGGGGTTGTTGCCCCAAGAAGAACGCAGGATTCTCCGCGGCTTTGGAATGTTTGGGTTCCCTGTTTGGAAGGAGAGCAAACAGTGCACAGTCAGACAAAGGTCACATGAGCAGAGGCCAGACAGTGATCCCAGCAATGGCCCAGCATTGAAAGAGATTATTCCCATTTTTTTCAGTTCCTCTTTTTCGTATCACGATTGGCACAACCCATCTCCACCCATCTGCTGGGAGTTCAACCATGCAGATGTCTGGCGCTCTGTGTCCatctttctcctccccctcccccttctgtcGCTAACATGCGGTGAAAGAGGGGGATTCTTCACAGCACACAGAGCATCACAGGTGTCCCCACCACCCGGTCCAATAGAGAGACCGTCTGCTAAGCCCCAGTGCTGGCCAAAGGACTCCCTAATTTTAAAAACGAACAGACTAGTAGTGGACAAACACTcaacactctctttctgtctgtccatcacGTTGTCAGGTCAGGATGTCAGTAACCTGGGCATGCATGAGGAGGACGTTCACAGGGCCCAAGTTCATGACTTAAACCTTTAatacacagcgttataaatttgctgtgatcagaatggcaaagaccaagttgtAGTACATGACTTAAGGCCTTGTGGTATGTCATtgtaatgtagtactatggtagttaagttttcaatgactactacTGTGTTTcattggtggaacggtgtgcattaggGGGATACATATCCTGTGACACTGTTCCTCCTCAGCACTGAGATGACATGTATTATCCTCTCAAAGAGGCTGCCAACTCCTCTCACAACTCACAGATTACTCTGCAGCAACAGCCTCTTTAGTCAAAGCCATCGCTCTACTCTACAGAGGGATGAGAAGACAGAAGTCCCATAAGCTCATAAGGAGTCGTTGCAGTGACTGATGCAGTAGACAACAGTAGGATTGCACTGTATGACACACCTGCCTTCCATTGCCATTCCCATTGCCACGCCCCACCCCTGTTCCCtgccctctcccccttcctctgtaAGCCTTTTGACAGTAGGGTGGGGTTGTGCTGCACAGGTAGTAATCCCAATCCAATCCCAATCCAATTCCAGGCTGCTAATGAAGTGTAGCCTGGCTACGGGCAGAGCTGTGGGCCAGAGTGAGGGGATATTGGTGATGAGTTGGCCCCTCAGGAGGATTACATCTGCCTGACCTACATCCTACTCTGCTTGCCACCACGCTAGCTCCGGCAGAACAAGGGGGAGTCTCCAACCTGTGACAATAAGTGTCCGGGGCAGTTTACCTGGATCAAAGCACAATTAAGGATCAGTTTGGTAACAGGAAGCTGTAGGCTCAGAGTGACTAGTGGCTTTCTCCTACATTATGTGAGAGCCATTCCTCAGCATGACACACAGAAACATATCTTGCTTAGTATGCTTACAAAAGCTTTTCTGagctaaacaaaacattcattttcattcagacacatactgtacgtatagtTAATGATTTCAGAGGCAGGCTCAGAGAATTCAGTCATACAGTACATGACTCAACCAGTAAAATATCCCTTGCCTCATCTAGTGAACGCTTCTGCCTGCAGAGGGGCTGcgatgacatcatttcctgtatTCAGGGGCCCACGAGTGGGATTACTCTCACATGACTCACGCAGGCCTCCACCATCACCTACATGTGACTCCAGCAGCTCTTCAAGTCAACGCTGCACTTTCCATTACCTCTTTTCAGATTGTGGCTTGGTGTGCAGAACTGCCAACAATATGGCTCGCACTAGTTCATTCCACTGTAGGCTAATCCTGGTGCGGTTCAGTCAAGTATTTTGCAAAAGGCATTCGGTAGTACCAAAGAAAAGATGCTGGGTACACTAATGTCTTCAGTGCAGTTTAAACATTATGTTTTCTGGACACAAAAGTATCACATATACATCACATATCAATATTTGCGAGGACGTTACTGAATTGCTAGAATGGTTGGATTATGTGAAGGAACTATGTTTCCTCAGAGTCTGATTCCAAAGATGGCTGATGGTTGGCATAAATTCTGTTTCTCTGCTCCATTAGTCCTGGAGGTAAATAACATAGAAACTCTCTCAAGATAAAACATCTGTAGGAGTTGCATTGGCCTTCCCTCTTTTCACAAAATTCACCATCCATATGCAATCAGTTGGGCTAGCGAAACTAACTCTGAAATACAAACCTGTAGTGCCTTTGTGGACACCTACCCCCCACCCAACCAGCCTGCTCCCCCCAACCTACCCCCCCACCCAACCAGCCTGCTCCCCCCACCTACCCCCCCACCCAGCCAGCCTGCTCCTCATCTCACCTGTGAACATCCGCAGCAGCTCAGTGCAGGTTGCCGCCACAGTTTCGTCATCACAGCGTTCCATGATCAACGCCTCCTCGCCGCAGATCCAGCCGCTCAGCATGTAACCGTAGCGCTCGGGTGGGTACAGCACATCGAAGCTGCAGATCTTGCGGTACCAAAGCTCCTGTGGATAGGCCAGCTGCTCCAGCTGCGCCTCGTCCTCCCACACAAACTGGATGCTATTGCAGTCTGGGCTCCAGAACGGCTCATCAAACTCCAGGAAGATCTTATCTGTGGTGCTGATGCCCAGCTTGTCGATGGCATGCACCTTGTCGCGGGGCAGCCCTGGCGAGAACAGCGTCTTGTGGCTCTTCTTCAGCACCCCCAGCGAGGCCGTGACGATGACATGGTCGGCAGGGAGGCGCTCGCCGTCCTCGCACTCCACGTGTGCGGGAGCCTGCGAGGCCCAGCAGTCCCGGTTGTGGTCCTGCTCGTGCTCGCCCTGGGAGATCTCTTCGGCTTGCTGGAAGGTGTAGTTCCAGTGGATGCGACGGACGGGTTTGCCGCGGTGCACCACGCGGGCTGGAATGTCCTGGGCTAGGAGCTCCACCACCTGCATGAAGCCCCCAGGGATGACGTGGTGGGCCCCCGGGATCTCCGTCCACTCGCCAAACTCACTGAGGGAAACCTCGTCCATACTGGGGGAGCTGCTTTCACAGCTTTCcacctgcaaagacacacacaaacacacaacacacacacacacttgataaaCATTTTGTTCCTCAACTGAAAAGATTTAGCAGTCTAGATGTAAGAGTAAGGGGTAGTGGTAGGATTTTACAATATTGCATTGTACAATATGTTTATTTGTTATGATATATCTGGAGTCCACAAGTCTATCAGCATTGGATACTGCGTGTGCTGTGTGAGCCTCACCTTGAGGTACTGTTGTAGCATGGAAAGTTTGAGCTTCTTCGTGTTTCCGGAGTCGTCAGGATCCAGCATGATCTTTCTCCGCACCACATCACGCGTGAAGATCCCCACGCTGTTCTGACTCTCTGCTCCAACAGGCTTCCCATTCTGGAAGAATTCCTGAGTCAGCTCGTACACCTAaatcacatagacagacagacagacagacagacagacagacagttgaagaaaggagagggagatggcaatgtcaaatgaaggcaaagcactttttttccaaaatacCTGAACTTTTAGCTATTTTTATTAAAAAACGTTGAGGAAACCACATACAGTATTACATGCAAAGTTCTGAAAACAATGGACAGATTGTTCTCAGGCCAAGACTGAAAGAGTGAGAATAGGCAAGAATGCAATTAGAAATCCCAGACTTATGTCTGACCCGCTTTCAGAAGCAAGGCAGCaaacctggggtccgtatctcgaaagcgtctttgctaacgacggtagcaacgtccttcgtaagagcgactcaagtctctctcgacagcgacgctcaccactaaatccaagggaatggtaagacggtcttaagacggttagcaacgacaatgatcgagaaacggactcctgggTGGCTTAGGCAGAGGCATCTTCTCACAGACAGATATGCCAGTCTGTTCTACATGCCCACTGAACTCTTCACCTCATGGTCATGGATGATGATATCCATGGAGGAAAAGCACTCGACATGGTTGCAATTTGGTATAAGAACAAGATTTTGAGAACAGCTGAGAGGGTGGTGAGCAGAGCATTGGGAACAGAAATCCCTTTCGTAGGCAAACTAATCGTCACAAGACTGATTGAGCAAGTGCTTCCGTGGAAAATAAGTAGAACCAGAGGTCAAGATACTAAGTCAAAGCTTGTCGTGGTAGAGAAGTCATCAAAGGACACAACGTGGTAAAAAGCTGGATCTGAGACAACAAGCAAAAAGGAATTCAGTTAACTTCCTCAAACATTTCCTACTTTTTGATTTCTCACTGATATGCAATCTCTTCTTGGTATAAAATGTAACATCTAATAATGTGTTTGTTGTCTACCTGTGGcaccttattttttttttttgaggaatcTGGAAGGCAAAACTGAATAGTGAAAATAATGGTAGAGCAAATGGCATATCCCCAAAATATAAAAAGGTTGCTTGTTTGGCCTTCTTTGTGTAATGCAAATACAACAACTTCCTTTATTTAATAAGGGAAGTTAAGGTGGTTAAAGGGCATCACAATAAAGCTCTACTCTATGATTATGAAGGTATGGAAAACTTGTGTCTGAATGCAAATGGCATGTTGGGTCTTGTCAGGCCTGAGATTCATTTGCGAGCAAGTAGGCACACATCTCTGATGCTGTGAGAACCGATCCCAGCTGTGAGCGTGACACCTACAGTCAGTGGGCCGTGTAAAACAGCCTGAACAGGGAATAGCATGAAAAAAGTGGTCTCAATTCTGGTACATTAGACGTGACCGTTGACATGATGCAAAGCTAGGAGAGAGCAGCAGTAGTGTACCAGGAAGCCTTGGGTTAATGGCAGGGAGAGCAGGtgagaacacacagacactcaagccTTTACATTCAACGCCTGGGGAAGAAACATTCATAAACATGTGAAAAatgtcaaatatacagtatgtgtttaatGATACAGCTTTACAGTTTATTTAATATTTAACACCACTGTCAATTTTAGTTGTAAGTATTCTTATCATCTTTAAATGTTACATTTGTACATGAAGGGTGGTCTATGTTTAACTCATTTTCCTATTTATAGACACGTATGACTCTTGATTtctcattttcttctttttttctatcaTACGGTCTTTGCACTCATTAAATCAACTAACTCACCTCATTGTAAAGGTCACTGAACTCCTCGACCAAGTCCTTGGGAATCCTCTTGCCACAGTTGGTCTGATAGTGGGCGACTCCGTTCTTGGCGTAGAGGCTGATGCggcccacactcctctcctcatcagtgGTGTGCTCCAGCAGGCCGCTGTCCTCTGCCAGGTGAAAGACTGGGTTGCCATTGGCGCCATGAATCCAAGTGGCTCCGAGCTCTAGAATTGCGTTGCCTGTGTGCAAGAGCATAGCAACTAGTCATTTGTAAATGATTCATCACGATgactacaaaaaaagaaaacacatataCATAATTCAGAATCAAATAGTTGCATCATACTATGTCCCCTACATAATGCTGAACAGACAGGTGTTCTCTACAATGCTAAGGTTACCAAACCATAACACAATGAGAAGAGATGGGACACACTCAGAGGTTcaataaaacaatgtcaatatTATCAATTATAATATTCAGAAGTGTACTGCATTATGGGCGACATACAGATACTACCTTTACCTTGATACTACATACAGATACTACCTTTACCTGGCACTTACCGTGCTGTATACTTTGCACTCTGCCCCCAATGCGGTCAGATGCCTCTAGGACGGTGACATTGGTGAAGCCGCTCTCCAAGAGGGTTTTGGTGGCTGCGAGGCCGGCCAAACCAGCTCCAATCACTACTATTCGTGGTTGTCGATGTCGTCGTATGCCACTAAGAGGGTCATCAGTGCTGTCTGAAGATATTTCGCAACTTTGCATGCCGTCCAAGATCCTCTTCTAGTACGTCTGGAAAAGAATGAAAGATCAATGAGACGACATGTAAAAATGGGAGAGCAATGAGGATACTTTGGATGGATGCGTGCTCTTTTCATGACTGTTTGGGACAAGGGTGGTCCTCGGGGCAGGTTGaccaggcaattgcctggggtgACACGCAGGAGGGGCCTGTGTCATCATAAGAAGGGGCCTTGTGCACAGCAAATTTTCATATCGTTTTTGAGTTTTAAAAGAATTTCaagtattttaaaatattttattgttttgcacTATTTTGCATTTACTATTATGTtgtactcatacatacacacacacaaacacactgagcaggagaggagagaacatctCAGGCAATAGAGTTGTTCAATATCCATGTTGAATTTAATGTGACACACTACACATGTCTCTGAGGGAGCCTTGTTTCATTAAAGAGGACCACAGTACCTCCCCCCAGCCCGCCATGGAGCCCAGGCCATCACCACAGCAACACAAGACACATGGCAGCGCACACAGACATATGGCATGGAGCCCTGCCCAATATTCATTCTGCACCTCCTttgctccagtctctctctctctctctctctctctctctctctctctctctctctctctctctctctctctctctctctctctctccctctctccctctctctctctctctctctctctctctctctctctctctctctctctcgcgttctcTCTCAATGTACAGGACCCAACAGAGACCGCTGGATCAATGTTTTATCTattactaccactactgctaataataatattatctatcaataataataataataataataataataataataataatgataaagacAGAGCTGTGAACCTCAAAATCTGATAGCTAACCTAGAAGATTGTGGTTCAGGTCTGTAAGTATCAAATTCTTACGCAGCACAGGTCTTGTGTTAACTAGACACTTCAGCGACGGCCACATTTCCTGTGTGTGGGACAGGGGGCAGCAGTGAGGACGGGGCCAATAGCTATGGCTGGCATTGGGGGTTCGTCTAACAGACGTTCACCCAACAAACTCCCTTAGAAACACCCTCTCATACATGAGGTTAAACAGACAAGAATGGgtaacatttaacagacatgttCGGAAACACTAACAGGATACAGTCTGCTGCCATCTCTCTGGGCCAAGCTCTGCTGTCCCTGTGAACTCAAGCAAACCTGTACACATCTGTGGAGCATCTCAACTAGGATCCGCCACAAGACAATCACTTCAAACTTTACGCTGAGTATGTGCACACATTTCTGACAGAACATTGTTCCATTGCCCTCCATACTATATGTGTTCCTTCAAGGAAGAAGTTGAGTGCAAGAAAGGCCTTCACAGACCAGGAAAGGGAAATAACAGAGGAGATAAAGAAAACATGGCACATTTCCTTTTGTTCTTCCGCACTGTCACCCTACAAGGTAAAATATCTAAATATAAACCCAATTCATGTTCCACATCCAACATCCCTCAGGGGTGACCAttagagttggtctttcacttGGGTCAGTATGGCTAAGCCATTCATCATCATCCGAAATACTGTACATCAGGGATGAATGCTCCTTCTGTGTGGAATATTCAGCAACGATATTGAAGCAGTG
This genomic interval from Engraulis encrasicolus isolate BLACKSEA-1 chromosome 16, IST_EnEncr_1.0, whole genome shotgun sequence contains the following:
- the smox gene encoding spermine oxidase, coding for MQSCEISSDSTDDPLSGIRRHRQPRIVVIGAGLAGLAATKTLLESGFTNVTVLEASDRIGGRVQSIQHGNAILELGATWIHGANGNPVFHLAEDSGLLEHTTDEERSVGRISLYAKNGVAHYQTNCGKRIPKDLVEEFSDLYNEVYELTQEFFQNGKPVGAESQNSVGIFTRDVVRRKIMLDPDDSGNTKKLKLSMLQQYLKVESCESSSPSMDEVSLSEFGEWTEIPGAHHVIPGGFMQVVELLAQDIPARVVHRGKPVRRIHWNYTFQQAEEISQGEHEQDHNRDCWASQAPAHVECEDGERLPADHVIVTASLGVLKKSHKTLFSPGLPRDKVHAIDKLGISTTDKIFLEFDEPFWSPDCNSIQFVWEDEAQLEQLAYPQELWYRKICSFDVLYPPERYGYMLSGWICGEEALIMERCDDETVAATCTELLRMFTGNPNIPKPRRILRSSWGNNPYIRGSYSFTRVGSSGGDVETLATPLPYAKSTKAPPLQVLFAGEATHRKYYSTTHGALLSGQREASRLIELYQDLYNAETTKPNM